From Granulicella sp. WH15, the proteins below share one genomic window:
- the menC gene encoding o-succinylbenzoate synthase, with translation MKIDAIHLREITMPLAFPFRTSFGLTTVRRILLVELEADGLTAWGECAAGEHPYFSDEMIDTAWIITESELAPRLLKAELQGGGNCPDIFKQVRGHRMAKAALENAVWDMEAQRQGISLANLLGGTREKIPCGVSIGLQDTDELLMEKIETELAAGYQRIKLKCEPGRDTVLFEKVRDRWPDILLSCDANSAYQMKDIDRIAEWDQFKLLMIEQPLWYDDFYFHSMLQKRLETAICLDESIRNRRDALAAIDMESCRIINIKVGRVGGFSEAIAIHNATAERGIPVWCGGMLETGIGRAHNIALSSLPNFSLPGDVSASKRYWAEDVIEPEVTVSKAGEIVVPTTPGSGFVVRRDRIDSLTVRKTTLRRS, from the coding sequence TTGAAGATAGACGCCATTCACCTTCGCGAGATCACGATGCCACTCGCGTTTCCATTTCGCACCAGCTTTGGGCTGACGACGGTGCGGCGCATCCTGCTGGTGGAGCTTGAGGCCGATGGCCTGACGGCGTGGGGCGAGTGCGCGGCGGGAGAGCATCCTTACTTCTCCGACGAGATGATCGACACCGCGTGGATCATCACCGAGAGCGAGTTGGCTCCGCGTCTGTTGAAGGCCGAGCTGCAGGGCGGAGGAAATTGCCCCGATATCTTCAAGCAGGTGCGCGGACATCGCATGGCCAAGGCCGCACTCGAGAACGCGGTGTGGGATATGGAGGCGCAGCGGCAGGGGATCTCTCTGGCGAACCTGCTGGGCGGGACGCGCGAGAAGATTCCGTGCGGCGTCTCGATTGGCTTGCAGGATACCGATGAGCTACTGATGGAGAAGATTGAGACCGAGCTGGCGGCGGGGTATCAGCGCATCAAGCTGAAGTGCGAGCCGGGGCGCGACACGGTGCTCTTCGAGAAGGTGCGGGATCGTTGGCCGGATATTCTGCTGAGCTGCGATGCCAACTCGGCCTACCAGATGAAGGACATCGACCGCATCGCGGAGTGGGACCAGTTCAAGCTGCTGATGATCGAGCAGCCTCTCTGGTACGACGACTTCTACTTCCATTCGATGTTGCAGAAGCGGCTCGAGACCGCGATCTGCCTGGATGAATCGATCCGCAACCGGCGCGATGCGCTGGCGGCGATCGATATGGAGTCATGCCGGATCATCAACATCAAGGTCGGCCGTGTAGGCGGATTCAGCGAGGCTATCGCGATTCATAACGCGACCGCCGAGCGCGGTATTCCGGTGTGGTGCGGAGGGATGCTCGAGACCGGCATCGGCCGCGCGCATAACATCGCGCTCTCGTCGCTGCCGAACTTCTCGCTGCCGGGGGATGTATCGGCTTCGAAGCGCTACTGGGCTGAGGATGTGATTGAACCGGAGGTTACAGTGAGCAAGGCCGGTGAGATTGTGGTGCCGACGACGCCGGGCAGCGGCTTTGTAGTGCGGCGAGATCGCATCGACTCGCTGACAGTGAGGAAGACGACGCTGCGGCGTAGTTAA